One stretch of Lacrimispora sphenoides DNA includes these proteins:
- a CDS encoding tyrosine-type recombinase/integrase: MGSSFSTSNIKYLSTAEYNELIDVIKKVDTSSKFHSRNLTIFLIAEYCGLRASEIGLIEITDFNVKDQSIFCRRLKGSVSNVLKIVDERVFYELEKYYQERIRTPFTSNYLFPSKSGRPINRRTLDILMKFYCSFTTISQDKWHFHTLKHTRAMELIAIPHIDVRDVQWWLGHKYISNTMIYLNYSIEAQKGLYDKISNSKSII, translated from the coding sequence ATGGGATCATCATTTAGTACCTCAAACATAAAATATTTATCAACGGCAGAGTACAATGAATTAATTGATGTAATTAAAAAAGTTGATACGTCATCAAAATTTCACTCACGAAATCTAACTATTTTTTTGATTGCTGAATATTGCGGTCTACGTGCCAGCGAGATTGGTTTAATTGAAATTACAGATTTCAATGTGAAAGATCAGAGTATTTTCTGTCGAAGGTTAAAAGGAAGTGTGAGTAATGTTCTGAAGATTGTTGATGAACGGGTATTTTATGAATTAGAGAAATATTATCAAGAAAGAATTAGAACTCCCTTCACCAGTAATTATTTATTCCCATCCAAAAGCGGCCGGCCAATAAATCGCAGAACTTTAGATATTCTGATGAAATTTTATTGTAGTTTCACAACAATAAGTCAGGATAAATGGCATTTCCATACACTCAAGCACACCCGTGCCATGGAACTTATTGCCATTCCTCATATCGACGTGCGGGACGTTCAATGGTGGCTTGGACACAAATATATCAGTAACACAATGATATACCTCAATTATTCTATCGAGGCCCAAAAAGGGCTATACGATAAAATCTCAAACAGCAAAAGTATAATATAA
- a CDS encoding helix-turn-helix domain-containing protein, translated as MITQTDIIKFEEHSIYASGYGFAPKFLTQDTELSIAAKAVYLYFCSLTGGNYSVYPTRAQILNDLGIGKDKYYAAMENLTEQNYIHISKEKATANKFEHNIYHLNLNPKRYMIDDKLSGDTIVVEGLLSGGSGMLSYRVMKSRAISCTEKVIYGYIVSFMGAGNTRMPAREEILVHLGISEKTYKRSIARLSALELVKYSHVRDKLGRVTGGRYEVILTPTTWTSVTDIPLKEQDESVTGDRQTEPWGQTRDTQTEPWGQTGDTQNEPWGQTGDTQAEPWGQTRDTQNEPWGQTRDMQNGAMGSKQGHYHNNNISSIYKTTTTKDINELLIQKLTSKTNEDVVVVFEQYIKSSMDKLCLSDPERMVIEYISELFIFNQGVKSKGLERTYEYLESKTVRAIEENSFTKTINRIVELYEQSEEPISYPQGWVQSVYARIIGTTQWDITPGTKKRLPKSLNAFQSFPQRETDYDALVLKQMEF; from the coding sequence ATGATAACACAAACAGATATTATTAAATTTGAGGAACATTCTATATATGCATCAGGCTATGGCTTTGCTCCTAAATTTTTAACACAAGATACTGAACTGTCAATAGCTGCGAAAGCAGTATATTTATACTTTTGTTCATTAACAGGTGGAAATTATAGTGTATATCCGACTCGTGCACAAATATTGAATGACTTGGGCATTGGTAAGGATAAATACTATGCTGCCATGGAGAATTTAACAGAGCAAAATTACATACATATTAGCAAAGAAAAAGCAACAGCTAATAAATTTGAACATAATATTTACCATTTGAATCTTAATCCCAAACGATATATGATTGATGATAAATTATCTGGTGATACAATAGTCGTGGAGGGGCTTCTTTCTGGTGGCTCCGGGATGCTTAGTTATAGAGTTATGAAAAGCAGAGCCATATCCTGTACCGAAAAAGTGATATATGGTTATATTGTATCATTTATGGGGGCTGGAAACACAAGAATGCCTGCACGTGAGGAAATACTTGTACATCTGGGAATAAGCGAAAAGACATATAAAAGGTCTATTGCCAGATTGAGTGCGTTGGAATTAGTAAAATATTCTCATGTACGGGACAAACTTGGCCGTGTTACAGGTGGCAGATATGAAGTCATATTGACACCCACAACATGGACAAGTGTAACAGATATTCCTCTGAAAGAGCAGGATGAATCTGTAACTGGGGATAGGCAAACTGAACCATGGGGTCAAACTAGGGACACGCAAACCGAGCCATGGGGTCAAACTGGGGACACGCAAAATGAACCATGGGGTCAAACTGGGGACACGCAAGCCGAGCCATGGGGTCAAACTAGGGACACGCAAAATGAGCCATGGGGTCAAACTAGGGACATGCAAAATGGAGCCATGGGGTCAAAACAAGGACACTACCATAATAATAATATTTCTAGTATTTATAAAACCACTACTACTAAAGACATTAATGAATTATTAATTCAGAAATTAACCAGTAAAACAAATGAAGATGTTGTTGTGGTATTTGAGCAATATATAAAATCTTCGATGGACAAGCTATGCCTATCTGATCCGGAACGGATGGTGATAGAGTATATTAGTGAGCTGTTTATTTTTAATCAAGGGGTGAAGAGTAAAGGGCTGGAACGGACATATGAATACTTAGAATCAAAGACTGTGAGAGCGATTGAAGAAAATAGTTTTACGAAAACAATAAATCGAATTGTTGAGCTTTATGAACAAAGCGAAGAACCAATATCCTATCCTCAGGGCTGGGTGCAATCTGTTTATGCAAGAATTATAGGTACCACGCAATGGGACATTACTCCAGGTACAAAAAAAAGACTACCAAAATCTCTAAATGCCTTTCAGAGCTTTCCGCAGCGAGAAACGGATTATGATGCATTGGTGCTTAAACAGATGGAATTTTGA